From a single Candidatus Hydrogenedentota bacterium genomic region:
- a CDS encoding DUF1501 domain-containing protein, with translation MTRRECLSKVGMGLGALALGQMLHADAARAAVPQNDSALGAPHFAPKAKRVIYLFQSGGPSQLETFDYKPALVKHNGEQLPDSVRAGQRLTGMSANQASLPMAGSIFNFAQHGQSGAWVSELLPHTAKVVDDLCFIKSMYTEAINHDPAITFLQTGSQLSGRPSIGSWLSYGLGSENDNLPSFVVLVTKDMGGQPLYARLWGNGFLPAAHQGVRFRSGKDAVLYLQNPEGVSRESRRKLLDTVNELHLHKQAQHSDPALEARISQYEMAFRMQQSVPDATDVSDEPEHIFELYGEDARNPGTFAANCLLARRLAERGVRFIQLYHQDWDHHGNIPDGMRNMTKLTDQGAAALITDLKQRGMLEDTLVIWGGEFGRTNYSQGELTATNYGRDHHPRCFSMWMAGGGAKPGITYGATDELGYNVAENGVHVHDFHATLLHLLGIDHKRLTYEFQGRAFRLTDVFGNVVNDVIA, from the coding sequence ATGACGCGCCGCGAATGCCTCAGCAAAGTCGGCATGGGCCTCGGCGCCCTCGCCCTCGGCCAGATGCTGCACGCGGATGCCGCCCGCGCGGCTGTTCCCCAGAATGACTCGGCGCTGGGCGCGCCCCATTTTGCGCCGAAGGCCAAGCGGGTGATCTATCTCTTCCAGAGCGGCGGTCCGTCCCAACTGGAGACGTTTGATTACAAGCCCGCGCTGGTGAAGCACAACGGCGAGCAACTGCCCGATTCCGTGCGCGCCGGTCAGCGGCTTACGGGCATGTCGGCAAACCAGGCCAGCCTGCCCATGGCCGGGTCCATTTTCAATTTCGCCCAGCATGGCCAGAGCGGCGCGTGGGTGAGCGAACTGTTGCCCCACACGGCGAAGGTGGTCGACGATCTGTGCTTCATCAAGTCCATGTATACCGAAGCCATCAATCACGATCCGGCCATCACCTTTCTGCAGACGGGTTCTCAGCTTTCCGGGCGGCCCAGCATCGGCTCCTGGCTAAGCTATGGCCTGGGTTCGGAAAACGACAACCTGCCCTCGTTCGTGGTGCTGGTGACAAAGGACATGGGCGGTCAGCCGCTCTATGCGCGCCTCTGGGGCAATGGCTTCCTGCCGGCGGCCCACCAGGGTGTACGCTTTCGCTCCGGAAAGGATGCGGTACTATACCTGCAAAATCCCGAAGGGGTCAGCCGCGAAAGCCGCCGCAAGCTGCTGGATACGGTCAATGAACTTCACCTCCACAAGCAGGCGCAGCACAGCGACCCGGCGCTGGAAGCGCGCATCTCGCAGTATGAGATGGCCTTCCGCATGCAGCAGTCCGTGCCGGATGCCACCGATGTGTCGGACGAGCCGGAGCACATTTTTGAGCTTTACGGCGAAGACGCGCGAAACCCCGGCACCTTCGCGGCGAACTGCCTGCTGGCGCGGCGACTGGCCGAGCGGGGGGTGCGCTTTATCCAGCTCTATCATCAGGATTGGGATCACCACGGGAACATTCCCGACGGCATGCGAAACATGACGAAGCTGACGGATCAGGGTGCGGCGGCGCTGATCACCGATCTGAAGCAACGCGGCATGCTGGAGGATACGCTGGTGATCTGGGGCGGCGAGTTTGGGCGGACGAATTACTCTCAGGGCGAATTGACGGCCACGAACTACGGCCGCGATCATCACCCGCGCTGTTTCTCCATGTGGATGGCCGGCGGCGGGGCGAAGCCGGGCATCACCTACGGCGCGACCGATGAATTAGGTTATAACGTGGCGGAGAATGGCGTGCACGTTCACGACTTCCACGCAACGCTGCTCCACCTGCTGGGCATCGACCACAAACGGCTCACGTACGAATTCCAGGGCCGGGCCTTTAGATTGACGGACGTGTTCGGGAACGTGGTGAACGATGTGATCGCGTAG
- the hemL gene encoding glutamate-1-semialdehyde 2,1-aminomutase — MNHTKSKALFAAANQTLVGGVNSPVRAFKGVGGEPFFVKSGKGATITDVDGNQYIDYVLSWGPLVLGHASEVIESAVRDALSHGASFGIPTESEIRLAEKVASIVPCVQKLRLVNSGTEATMSAIRLARGYTGRDLVVKIEGCYHGHVDSLLVKAGSGLTTLGVPTSPGVPKAYAATTLTIPYNDLEAVRTVFEEHGEHIACLIVEPVAGNMGVVLPEPGYLAGLKAFTEQYGSLLIFDEVMSGFRAALGGAQERYGVTPDLCALGKVIGGGLPVGAYGGPAEIMDHLSPVGPVYQAGTLSGNPLATAAGLAALGALSQPGVIEGIETQMTHLSEGFGQIAKEAGIPIFQTQAGSMACMFFHEGPIRNYEEATKSDTARYGKFFWGMLERGVYFAPSQYEACFMSTAHEDSHIDRTLEAAREVFKGL, encoded by the coding sequence ATGAATCACACCAAATCCAAAGCGTTGTTTGCGGCGGCGAATCAGACCCTGGTGGGCGGGGTGAACAGCCCCGTGCGCGCCTTCAAAGGCGTGGGCGGCGAACCTTTTTTCGTCAAGTCCGGCAAGGGTGCCACCATTACGGACGTGGACGGCAACCAATATATCGACTATGTCCTCTCCTGGGGCCCGCTGGTGCTGGGCCACGCGAGCGAAGTGATCGAGTCGGCGGTGCGCGATGCCCTGTCCCACGGCGCGAGTTTTGGCATTCCCACGGAATCGGAAATCCGCCTGGCGGAGAAGGTGGCCTCGATCGTGCCGTGTGTGCAGAAACTGCGCCTCGTCAACAGCGGCACGGAAGCGACCATGAGCGCGATTCGCCTGGCGCGGGGCTACACGGGCCGCGATCTGGTGGTGAAAATTGAGGGTTGTTACCACGGCCACGTGGACAGCCTGCTGGTGAAGGCGGGCAGTGGCCTGACAACGCTGGGCGTGCCCACGAGTCCGGGCGTGCCCAAGGCCTACGCCGCCACCACGCTCACCATCCCCTACAACGATCTGGAGGCGGTTCGCACGGTGTTTGAAGAGCATGGCGAACATATCGCCTGCCTTATCGTGGAGCCGGTGGCGGGCAATATGGGTGTGGTGCTGCCGGAGCCGGGCTATCTCGCCGGCCTAAAGGCTTTCACCGAGCAATATGGTTCGCTGCTGATTTTTGATGAAGTGATGTCGGGCTTCCGTGCTGCGCTGGGCGGCGCGCAGGAGCGCTATGGTGTCACCCCGGATCTTTGCGCGCTCGGAAAAGTCATCGGCGGCGGGTTGCCGGTGGGGGCCTACGGCGGTCCGGCGGAGATCATGGATCACTTGTCGCCCGTGGGGCCGGTGTATCAGGCCGGCACCCTATCGGGGAATCCGCTCGCGACGGCGGCGGGCCTGGCTGCCCTGGGCGCGTTGTCCCAGCCCGGCGTGATTGAAGGAATCGAAACGCAGATGACGCACCTGAGCGAAGGGTTTGGCCAGATTGCGAAGGAAGCGGGCATCCCGATCTTCCAGACCCAGGCGGGCTCCATGGCGTGCATGTTTTTCCACGAAGGACCGATCCGCAACTACGAAGAGGCCACGAAGTCGGACACGGCGCGCTATGGCAAGTTCTTCTGGGGCATGCTGGAGCGCGGCGTGTATTTCGCGCCATCACAGTACGAAGCGTGCTTCATGAGCACGGCCCACGAAGACAGCCACATTGATCGGACGCTGGAGGCGGCGCGGGAAGTGTTTAAGGGACTGTAA
- a CDS encoding DNA-processing protein DprA — MTTDTAPDITELTLDSAAYPEKVKVLMGSKAPASLFAVGNLRLLEKDAIGFCGSRKASDRGLETVRDCAFQAANAGVVVVSGNAAGVDFSAHYVALEAGGETILVLPEGINHFQVKRALRPVWDWERVLVLSQFRPDTPWRAFQAMSRNQVIIALSGAMVVIEAGEKGGTISAGLDTLKLNIPLYVAEYKDMNEVAVGNRTLIAKGGKSLRRSATTGKANMSNVFQDVHQKAGWSQSSSQLGLF; from the coding sequence ATGACAACGGACACGGCCCCTGACATCACGGAATTGACGCTTGATTCTGCAGCCTATCCTGAGAAGGTCAAGGTCCTTATGGGTTCCAAGGCTCCGGCGTCGCTATTCGCTGTTGGGAACCTGCGACTCCTCGAAAAGGACGCAATAGGTTTCTGTGGATCTCGAAAAGCCAGTGACCGTGGATTGGAAACGGTTCGGGATTGCGCATTTCAAGCGGCGAATGCCGGTGTTGTCGTGGTATCCGGAAACGCCGCGGGCGTAGATTTCAGTGCTCACTATGTAGCACTGGAAGCGGGCGGTGAGACCATCCTAGTCCTTCCCGAGGGTATCAATCATTTTCAGGTGAAACGTGCTTTGCGACCCGTTTGGGATTGGGAGCGCGTTCTGGTTCTGAGCCAGTTTCGACCGGATACGCCATGGCGCGCGTTTCAGGCGATGAGCAGAAATCAGGTGATCATCGCCCTGAGCGGCGCTATGGTTGTCATCGAGGCTGGCGAAAAAGGCGGGACCATCAGTGCGGGATTGGACACGCTGAAACTCAACATCCCCTTGTATGTCGCAGAGTACAAGGACATGAACGAGGTCGCCGTGGGCAACCGAACCCTGATCGCCAAAGGCGGCAAGAGTTTGCGCAGAAGCGCCACGACGGGCAAGGCCAATATGTCCAATGTCTTCCAGGATGTTCACCAGAAAGCGGGTTGGTCGCAATCGTCGTCACAATTGGGCCTATTTTGA
- a CDS encoding sulfatase — MRLLILAFLLLPALSFAAPPNVVLILSDDQAWGDYSFMGHPQIQTPNIDRLAEAGMTYTRGYVPTSLCRPSLMTFATGLYPHQHKVTGNDPMKGVDRNLMLKHIDAATTLMDRLGEVGYVSHQSGKWWEGAPARGGFTQGMTHGDVARGGRHGDEGLKIGREGLAPIATFLDETKDKPFFLWYAPFMPHEPHTPPERLLEKYRAEGRSEYVAKYWAMCEWFDETIGEFMALLEQRGVAENTLVVYVTDNGWIQNENERGFAPRSKRSPYDGGVRTPIIFRWPGKITPSRNDTTLVSSVDIVPTILEACGIAPVAELPGVSLLNGPPAGRNQVFGEIYSHDVADIDNPAASLFYRWTVAGDWKLILPARAGETAELYNITADPWEKENLAGAQPERVEVLTKSIDAWWLGK; from the coding sequence ATGCGACTATTAATTCTCGCCTTCCTCCTCCTCCCCGCACTCTCTTTCGCCGCGCCGCCCAATGTGGTGCTTATCCTCAGCGACGACCAGGCCTGGGGCGACTACAGCTTTATGGGCCATCCGCAGATCCAGACCCCCAACATCGACCGGCTGGCGGAAGCGGGAATGACCTACACACGGGGCTACGTACCCACCAGCCTGTGTCGCCCGAGTCTCATGACCTTCGCCACGGGGCTCTACCCCCACCAGCACAAGGTCACGGGCAACGACCCCATGAAGGGGGTGGACCGCAACCTCATGCTCAAGCATATTGATGCCGCGACAACCCTGATGGACCGGCTGGGTGAGGTCGGCTATGTGTCCCACCAATCCGGCAAGTGGTGGGAAGGCGCGCCTGCCCGCGGTGGCTTCACCCAGGGTATGACCCATGGCGATGTGGCCCGAGGTGGACGCCACGGCGACGAAGGCCTGAAAATCGGCCGCGAAGGCCTGGCGCCCATCGCGACTTTCCTCGACGAGACGAAGGACAAGCCCTTTTTCCTGTGGTATGCCCCTTTCATGCCCCACGAGCCCCACACGCCACCGGAGCGTCTGCTGGAGAAGTATCGCGCCGAAGGGCGATCAGAATATGTCGCAAAATATTGGGCCATGTGCGAGTGGTTCGACGAAACGATTGGCGAGTTCATGGCCCTGCTGGAGCAGCGCGGCGTCGCGGAGAACACGTTGGTGGTCTATGTCACGGACAATGGCTGGATTCAGAATGAGAACGAGCGCGGCTTCGCCCCCAGGAGCAAGCGCTCACCCTACGACGGCGGCGTCCGCACCCCGATCATCTTCCGCTGGCCGGGAAAGATCACGCCGTCACGCAATGACACCACCCTCGTGAGCAGCGTCGACATCGTGCCCACGATCCTGGAAGCATGCGGAATTGCGCCAGTGGCGGAGCTGCCGGGTGTGAGCCTGCTGAATGGCCCACCGGCGGGTCGAAATCAGGTCTTCGGGGAGATCTACAGTCACGACGTGGCGGATATCGACAATCCCGCCGCCAGCTTATTTTATCGCTGGACCGTGGCGGGGGATTGGAAGTTGATCCTGCCTGCGCGAGCAGGGGAAACGGCGGAACTGTACAACATCACGGCGGACCCGTGGGAGAAGGAAAATCTGGCTGGGGCGCAGCCCGAGCGCGTGGAAGTATTGACAAAGAGCATCGACGCCTGGTGGCTGGGGAAATAG
- a CDS encoding DUF4259 domain-containing protein, which translates to MGCWGIGTFDNDDAMDWACDLSEGTGFRPVDRVLLAPCDVEYLEAPDACEALAAAEVVAALLGRPASDLPVDVARWVAEHRGLDARPYRDAALAHVRAALGVNSELRELWAENEKDFPFWKATVEALIARLSSAS; encoded by the coding sequence ATGGGATGCTGGGGCATCGGCACCTTTGATAACGATGATGCGATGGATTGGGCCTGCGACCTCAGCGAAGGTACCGGGTTCCGTCCGGTTGATCGGGTATTGTTGGCCCCCTGCGACGTCGAATACCTTGAAGCCCCCGATGCCTGCGAGGCCCTGGCCGCCGCCGAAGTCGTGGCCGCACTCCTCGGTCGCCCCGCCAGTGACCTGCCCGTCGACGTGGCGCGTTGGGTCGCCGAGCACCGCGGTCTGGATGCGCGGCCCTACCGTGACGCCGCCCTGGCCCACGTCCGCGCCGCCCTGGGCGTCAACTCCGAGTTGCGCGAACTTTGGGCGGAAAACGAGAAGGATTTCCCCTTCTGGAAGGCCACCGTGGAGGCCCTCATCGCGCGGCTGAGCTCGGCAAGTTGA
- a CDS encoding DUF1553 domain-containing protein — MHRRSSAWVSGLAAALALVVHAEEPLQYNRDIRPIISKHCFACHGPDSAARKGELRLDRPEDALAAGAIVPGDIDASEAIARIFTADQDDLMPPPEAKLELSEAQKETLKRWIAQGAQYEKHWAFIPPVRTPVPAVDAPTPADAFIRARLEKEGLSPAPEANRETLIRRVALDLTGLPPTLAEIDAYLADSSPRAYETIVDHFLNGPNYGEHMASQWLDVARYADTYGYQNDRDSTVWPWRDWVIRAFQQNLPWDEFVRWQIAGDLIPNATQDQRLATAFNRLHRQTNEGGSVLEEFRVAYVADRTETFGTAFLGLTVNCARCHEHKFDPVSQENYFQLFAFFNNIDESGMYSHFTSAIPSPSMFLYKDGEKERHEALLAAIGDQEAAVKEARDGAAERFEAWQNDPNRTVASPVPVVELPLDTVTEGKTPNVAGAGSEAKLPRNPVPVPGPEGQGLEFNGDNGVELPGGAAFDRFQPFSVSLWLRTPDHGPRYVIFHRSMAAEDAASRGYEFLLLDGKPTFSLSHFWPGNALRVEAEQPLPVNAWTHCTITYDGSSKASGVTIYVNGEPVATKTVRDGLKKTILYDAGSEVTEPPLQLAMRFRDSGFKGGRIDSFKIFNRTLTALEASALAGKTNLAAAVDELAFNEPSDGRLVDYYAAIADGPWREQLAALEQKRKEEADFISSVQEIMTMTEMAETRQAYRLERGEYNHPAEPVSPDVPHEILPLDPGLPRNRLGLAEWLNDPKHPLAARVAVNRFWQQLFGLGIVKTQEDFGSHGAMPTNQALLDHLALDFIESGWDVKALLKQMVMTAAYRQDSRADVALLERDPDNALLARGPRGRLTAEQIRDNALASSGLLVAKQGGPSVKPYQPEGLWKDGPTSSYKPDTGDGLYRRSLYTFIKRTMPPPSLLTFNATGREYCLVRRETTVTPLQALVLLNDPQYIEAARVLAADALAGGADWMATVFRRLTGRTPDGEELRILGEAFDEQRALFGDDPEGAKAYLAIGEKPLPAGADAVQLAAATALAQAIMNHEEFQVKQ, encoded by the coding sequence ATGCATCGACGTAGTTCAGCCTGGGTTTCGGGATTGGCGGCCGCACTGGCCCTTGTCGTCCACGCAGAAGAACCCCTCCAGTACAACCGGGACATTCGCCCCATCATTTCCAAGCACTGCTTCGCGTGCCACGGTCCCGATTCGGCCGCGCGGAAGGGCGAGCTCCGCCTGGACCGGCCGGAAGATGCCCTGGCGGCCGGGGCGATCGTGCCGGGGGATATCGACGCCAGCGAGGCCATCGCGCGCATCTTCACGGCGGACCAGGATGATCTCATGCCGCCGCCGGAAGCGAAACTGGAGCTTTCGGAGGCGCAGAAGGAAACCCTGAAGCGCTGGATCGCCCAGGGCGCGCAATACGAAAAGCACTGGGCCTTTATTCCGCCCGTGCGAACGCCCGTACCCGCCGTGGATGCGCCGACGCCGGCCGACGCCTTCATCCGCGCGCGCCTCGAAAAGGAGGGGCTCTCCCCCGCCCCGGAGGCGAACCGGGAAACGCTCATCCGCCGCGTGGCGCTGGACCTGACGGGGCTGCCGCCGACCCTGGCGGAGATCGACGCCTATCTTGCGGATTCATCGCCCCGGGCCTATGAGACGATTGTGGACCATTTTCTCAATGGGCCGAACTATGGGGAGCATATGGCGAGCCAGTGGCTCGACGTGGCGCGCTATGCGGACACCTACGGCTATCAGAATGATCGCGACAGCACGGTCTGGCCCTGGCGCGACTGGGTGATTCGTGCTTTCCAGCAGAACCTGCCGTGGGACGAGTTTGTGCGCTGGCAGATCGCGGGGGATTTGATCCCGAATGCCACCCAGGATCAGCGCCTGGCGACGGCCTTCAATCGGCTGCATCGGCAGACCAACGAGGGCGGGAGTGTGCTGGAGGAGTTTCGCGTGGCCTATGTGGCCGATCGCACGGAGACCTTTGGCACGGCCTTCCTCGGCCTCACCGTGAACTGTGCTCGGTGCCACGAACATAAGTTTGATCCGGTTTCGCAGGAGAACTACTTCCAGCTCTTCGCCTTCTTCAATAATATCGATGAATCGGGCATGTATTCCCATTTCACCAGCGCCATCCCCTCGCCGAGCATGTTTCTCTACAAGGACGGCGAAAAGGAACGGCACGAGGCGCTGCTCGCGGCGATCGGGGACCAGGAGGCGGCGGTGAAGGAGGCGCGCGATGGCGCGGCGGAGCGTTTCGAAGCCTGGCAGAACGACCCGAACCGCACCGTGGCGTCCCCTGTGCCGGTGGTGGAGTTGCCCCTGGATACCGTGACCGAGGGCAAGACGCCCAACGTCGCCGGGGCGGGCAGTGAGGCGAAGCTGCCGCGCAACCCCGTGCCGGTGCCGGGCCCCGAGGGCCAGGGCCTGGAATTCAACGGGGATAACGGCGTGGAGCTTCCTGGCGGCGCGGCCTTTGACCGGTTTCAACCCTTCAGCGTCTCGCTGTGGCTGCGCACGCCGGACCACGGCCCGCGCTACGTGATCTTTCACCGCAGCATGGCGGCGGAAGACGCGGCCAGCCGGGGCTATGAATTTCTGCTTCTCGATGGGAAGCCCACCTTCAGCCTGAGCCATTTCTGGCCCGGCAACGCCCTGCGGGTTGAAGCGGAGCAGCCCCTGCCGGTAAACGCGTGGACCCATTGCACCATCACCTACGACGGCAGTTCAAAGGCGAGTGGTGTCACGATCTATGTGAATGGCGAGCCTGTGGCGACGAAGACCGTGCGCGACGGCCTGAAGAAGACCATTCTCTATGATGCGGGCAGCGAAGTGACCGAGCCACCGCTCCAACTGGCCATGCGCTTTCGCGACAGCGGCTTCAAGGGCGGCCGGATCGACAGCTTCAAGATCTTCAATCGCACCCTGACCGCGCTGGAGGCCTCGGCCCTGGCGGGGAAGACGAATCTTGCGGCGGCGGTGGACGAACTGGCCTTCAACGAGCCCTCCGACGGGCGGCTGGTGGATTACTACGCCGCAATCGCGGACGGCCCCTGGCGGGAGCAGTTGGCCGCGCTGGAACAGAAGCGCAAGGAAGAGGCGGACTTCATTTCGAGCGTGCAGGAAATCATGACCATGACGGAGATGGCCGAAACGCGCCAGGCCTATCGGCTGGAGCGTGGCGAGTACAACCATCCCGCGGAGCCGGTATCGCCGGATGTGCCTCACGAGATTCTGCCGCTGGATCCGGGGCTGCCCCGCAATCGCCTGGGCCTGGCCGAATGGCTGAATGACCCGAAACACCCCCTGGCCGCGCGGGTGGCGGTGAATCGATTCTGGCAGCAGTTGTTTGGATTGGGCATTGTGAAGACCCAGGAGGATTTTGGTTCCCACGGCGCCATGCCCACCAACCAGGCGTTGCTGGACCATCTGGCCCTCGACTTTATCGAGTCGGGTTGGGATGTAAAGGCGCTGCTGAAGCAGATGGTGATGACGGCGGCGTACCGCCAGGATTCGCGGGCCGACGTCGCATTGTTGGAACGCGATCCAGACAATGCGCTGCTGGCCCGGGGACCCAGGGGCCGCCTGACGGCGGAGCAGATCCGGGACAACGCCCTGGCGAGTTCGGGGCTGCTGGTGGCAAAGCAGGGCGGGCCGAGCGTGAAGCCCTACCAGCCCGAGGGGCTCTGGAAAGATGGGCCGACGTCGTCCTACAAGCCCGACACGGGTGATGGTCTCTATCGCCGCAGTCTGTACACTTTTATCAAGCGGACCATGCCGCCGCCTTCGTTGCTCACCTTCAATGCGACGGGCCGGGAGTATTGCCTGGTGCGGCGCGAGACGACGGTCACGCCCCTGCAGGCGCTGGTGCTGTTAAACGACCCCCAGTACATCGAGGCGGCCCGCGTGCTTGCGGCGGATGCGCTCGCGGGCGGTGCGGACTGGATGGCGACGGTGTTCCGCCGCCTTACGGGCCGCACGCCCGACGGGGAGGAGCTGCGGATACTTGGCGAGGCGTTTGACGAGCAGCGCGCCCTGTTCGGCGACGATCCCGAAGGGGCGAAGGCCTACCTCGCTATTGGCGAGAAGCCCCTGCCCGCAGGGGCCGATGCGGTCCAACTGGCGGCAGCCACGGCTCTGGCGCAGGCGATCATGAACCACGAGGAGTTTCAGGTAAAACAATGA
- a CDS encoding polysaccharide deacetylase family protein — MSWWTSLAIIVLGAASAVAQLPEKTVVLTFDDAVKSHVTIVAPALKERGFGGTFFITHEWMGDTENFLSWEDVATIHQMGFEIGNHTWTHQGFASPAEAARMEGELALVESALKKVGVPKPVSFAWPGNAFCIEGVRVLEKCGYQIARRGMQPELPYGRIFVGPLYEPDRHHRLLIPTTGDAYPDWTLDHFKTLVNSGKPGQPVIVQFHGVPDPVHPWVHTDPARFIEFMDYLKAENFNVVALRDLIPVADANPEAKGMPADRYPLPKEGVLKQSPEVEATRNDLRYWLENMLVHHGYSFEEVAQVTGWDVQTVTQIAQAAAFGRETLEGARKPGLKILPYPGGRHPRIGFLEGAVAPQRGTKASIFAPWEGGGYAVLDVPEAIWQQKDLIYLAHTHIPTYWDAQNERIENIDWTRTETGLSLSRTLPNKVSFGVNLSAADTTVDIEMWIENGTDAALTDLRAQVCLMLKDLVGFEAQTNDNKTFSDPVTTVGNADGSRWVIIAFDPVDRCWGNAKCPCAHVDPQFPDAAPGERKVVRGRIWFYEGKLIETQQKAAESWAAQPRD; from the coding sequence ATGTCGTGGTGGACCAGTCTTGCAATCATCGTTCTTGGGGCGGCCTCGGCTGTGGCCCAGTTGCCCGAGAAAACCGTGGTTCTTACTTTTGACGACGCGGTGAAATCCCATGTGACCATTGTGGCGCCCGCGCTGAAGGAGCGGGGCTTCGGCGGGACCTTTTTCATCACCCATGAGTGGATGGGCGATACGGAGAACTTCCTGAGCTGGGAGGACGTGGCGACGATTCACCAGATGGGCTTCGAGATCGGAAACCACACGTGGACCCATCAGGGCTTTGCGAGTCCCGCCGAGGCCGCGCGGATGGAGGGAGAGCTCGCGCTGGTGGAGAGCGCCCTCAAGAAAGTGGGCGTGCCCAAGCCGGTCTCCTTCGCCTGGCCGGGCAACGCCTTCTGCATCGAGGGCGTGCGCGTACTGGAGAAGTGCGGCTATCAAATCGCGCGGCGCGGCATGCAGCCGGAGCTGCCCTATGGCCGGATTTTCGTCGGACCCCTCTACGAACCGGACCGGCACCATCGGCTGCTCATTCCCACCACGGGCGACGCCTATCCCGACTGGACCCTGGACCATTTCAAGACGCTGGTGAACAGCGGCAAGCCGGGCCAGCCGGTCATCGTGCAGTTTCACGGTGTTCCCGATCCGGTCCACCCCTGGGTGCACACGGACCCGGCGCGCTTTATCGAGTTCATGGACTATCTCAAGGCGGAAAACTTCAATGTGGTTGCGCTTCGAGATCTGATCCCTGTGGCCGATGCGAACCCCGAGGCAAAGGGTATGCCCGCGGACCGCTATCCCCTGCCGAAGGAGGGTGTGCTGAAGCAATCGCCGGAGGTGGAAGCCACGCGCAACGATCTGCGTTATTGGCTGGAGAACATGCTGGTCCATCATGGCTACTCCTTTGAGGAGGTGGCCCAGGTGACCGGATGGGATGTGCAGACGGTAACCCAGATCGCCCAGGCGGCGGCCTTCGGGCGTGAAACGCTGGAAGGGGCGCGCAAACCCGGCCTGAAGATCCTGCCCTATCCCGGCGGACGCCATCCGCGCATTGGCTTTCTGGAAGGGGCCGTCGCACCGCAGCGGGGCACCAAGGCCAGCATCTTCGCGCCCTGGGAGGGCGGCGGCTATGCCGTGCTGGATGTGCCGGAGGCCATCTGGCAACAGAAAGACCTGATCTATCTTGCCCACACCCACATCCCCACCTACTGGGACGCACAAAACGAGCGCATCGAGAATATCGACTGGACCCGCACGGAAACGGGCCTCTCGCTGTCGCGCACGCTGCCGAACAAGGTGTCCTTCGGGGTGAACCTCAGCGCCGCGGATACGACGGTTGATATCGAGATGTGGATCGAAAACGGGACCGATGCCGCCCTGACGGATCTGCGGGCCCAGGTCTGCCTGATGCTGAAGGATCTCGTGGGTTTTGAGGCCCAGACCAACGACAACAAGACCTTCTCCGACCCGGTCACCACTGTGGGCAATGCCGACGGGTCCCGCTGGGTGATCATCGCCTTTGACCCGGTCGATCGCTGCTGGGGCAATGCGAAATGCCCCTGCGCCCACGTGGACCCGCAATTTCCCGACGCGGCACCTGGAGAGCGAAAAGTCGTGCGGGGCCGTATCTGGTTTTATGAAGGGAAGCTGATTGAGACGCAGCAGAAAGCCGCGGAGTCCTGGGCGGCGCAGCCCAGGGATTGA
- a CDS encoding arsenate reductase family protein, which yields MYAYKNCGTCQKAAKWLGAQGVVFKEIPIRETPPTVAELKKMLKAMGGDVRKLFNTSGMDYKALNMKEKLPTMGEAEALELLASNGNLVKRPFVLGDGVATVGFKEALWAEMFGIKN from the coding sequence ATGTATGCCTATAAGAATTGCGGGACCTGCCAGAAGGCGGCGAAGTGGCTTGGGGCGCAGGGCGTTGTTTTCAAAGAAATACCGATTCGCGAGACCCCGCCGACCGTGGCGGAGTTGAAGAAGATGCTGAAGGCCATGGGGGGCGATGTGCGGAAGCTGTTCAACACCTCCGGTATGGATTACAAGGCGCTGAATATGAAAGAGAAGCTGCCGACGATGGGCGAGGCGGAAGCATTGGAGTTGCTGGCGTCGAATGGAAATCTGGTGAAGCGGCCCTTTGTCCTGGGGGATGGCGTGGCGACGGTGGGGTTCAAGGAAGCGTTGTGGGCGGAGATGTTTGGAATTAAGAATTGA